The following is a genomic window from Zalophus californianus isolate mZalCal1 chromosome 10, mZalCal1.pri.v2, whole genome shotgun sequence.
agATCAGTAAGAAGTGGAGTTTCATTTCTAGATACAAAGACAGTGTTGCTGGTGGTGACATTGTGGGTGTTTCTTCCTCATTCTGCCCCTCTAAtcaataaaatttctctttccctATTAAGAAAAGCTTTCTAAGCAGATGTCTTAGTCCGCTTagtctgccataacaaaatgccacaaactgggtggcttataaacaacagaacttCCTTTCtctcagttttggaggctagaagtccagcATCAGGGTGCCAGCACGGTGGATGAGGGCCCTCTTTGGGGTTGAAGAGGTTACATGGGTTGTATTCTCACAAAGCAAAAGGGGCTAAGGAGCTCCGTGGGGTCTTTCTGACAAAAGCACTAAACCCACACATGAGAGCAACACCCTCCCCATCTAATCACACCCAAAGGCCCCACCCCTTAATGCcgtcaccttgggggttaggatttcaacataggaatttaaGGGGGCACAGACATTCGAATCGTAGCAGGAGAGGAACCACAATCATAGCCAAGAGGTGGAGGGACACATAGACCGGCAGAACTGCACAGTCTCAGAAACCCAAACCAGAACTGTGTCTTCAGATCATCTTGGGGAAGAGGAGCCTGGGAAGATGAAAGCGGTCCCCTGCTCTCGGTACCAGGGCTAGAAGGGTCGTCTGCAGCCAGCAGGTGGAGCCCAGGTAACAAATCCTCTCCAAGACCTGAAGGCTCCTCCTCTAGGGTTTGAATTTGGTGAGGCGTGCTCCTAGGGCGTCCATTGTTTGAGATGTTTGTTTAACTGTTGTgagcaaatatcttttcattccATGTCTTAATTGGCTGTTAGAAAAAGTATATTGGATATGTTCTCattatcaattttaaaacatgttaagtTAGTTCTCCGAGGTTTTGGAGGAGGAAGGTAGCTACAAACGATGACTAATTTTATCCTCCTTTCCAACAGTAACAGCCCTTGTTTTTGTCAACTGTTTTATTCCACTGATGAGAACTTCTAGGGCCGTGTCAGATGAAGGAAGTGACAGGCTTGAGGACACTTTTACTCCGTTCATGATTGAATAAAACTGCGTCTAGGACCTTACCGATAAGTATCATGCCATCAGCTGATTTGAGATAAGCTGTTCTTCATCCAGTTAAGAAAGTGCCCTTTTATTCCTAATCAGcttaaaaccaaccaaccaacaacaaACCAGAAAAGAATATTGCATTTTATTGGGTTGaatttggggagattttttttccctggaaTCACAGATTGTGATGCTAGTTGGTATTTACCGGGGCTCTGTCAGCTTTCGTGCCTAAGAAACAGGGAATTCACAGGTTGAATGATGGTGAGCTTTCTGAGTGACCTACTTACAGTGCTGAGGGAAGGGCAGCATTGCTCAGCAAGAGACAGCCCTGAAAAGGGGCAGCATGCAAGATCAGGCAAGAGGAAATGAAGATGCGGTGGtcaccattttatttaaaacttttaaggaAGTTGTCTGTCGCCAAACATTAAAGAGCTCAAAGAGTCATTTAATGGTAAGACTGCCAAACAGAACTCTACTACAGCTGATGCAAAaaaatttttcacaattttctctGGAGAAAGACTTTCCTGCTTTCTCTACTGATATCTCCACTCATTCATGCTGATCCTGGAAGTTCTTCTTGACATCTGATCTGAATCCTTCTTGTTGAGTGAGATACAGGTCTACTTATTCTCCTATGccttgttcaaaaaaaaaaaaaaaagtcctgcccCTACAAAATAAGTGCGAGAATTTCTAGAGAACCTCATCCCATTAAAAACCTAGAATTCACATGGCCACCTGAGTGTATTCCACCAGCTCAGAGTCGTCAGGGCTCACAAAAGTCCAGAAATTGGGCTTGCAGCTTTTTGGATTGACATTCACATAATCTGTGGTTTCCTTTATGTTCACATAGTCCAGGGCAGATTCATTTTTTAGTTCTCCAGGGGTGGAAAAGACCACTTGTGTGTAATTCATATCCTGGGTGGCCTTGGGGAGGAGAGAAATGTGGGTCAAGGTTCCTACCAGGGTCAGAGGAAGGGGGGCCCCAGGATGGAACTCTCCCTCGGGGAGGCTTGGCTCCCCCTAGGCTGGAAGGGAAAGAAGCTGGCTCCCAGGCACCTGGGTTGGAGAGcggggaagggggaaatggggaagacTGCCCATGGCTAGTGCCTCCTGTCGGGAATCAATGGGTTAAGGAAAGATGTGGAGACTGAATCCCAGTGAGGTCAGGACTCAAAGCGGACTTTGACCCAGTGACTGGGGTACAGGGATGAGGAGGTGACCCATTGGCACTTGCCTTTTTACAGCCTACTGAGACCCCCTTTTGGGTGGATGACCCATGTTGCTGTGAGCTTGCCCCCCTAAGCCCCCCATCACCTAAGGATGCTGTAAAGGTTCAAGAAGCCCCGCCTTCCCTGCTCCCATCTCTGTAGCTGGGGTGGCCTGGGTGGTGCTCAGTCCTGTACAGCAAAGACCCCCACTGCATATGAAAGGCTGGGATCACTAGGGGTGTCCGTTACCTGGCAGGCTGGAGACGAGCTGTCTGAGCTTTCCGAGCTGTCAGAGCTATCTGAGGATGTGTCGCTGTCGTCTAGGGAGAAATAGAAACTGTTCTTCTGTGGAAAGCCAGGGGGTgttgagagggagaggagggagggagaaggagacaaagaTAGGCCGAACCAGCCTCACAAAGCCAAGAGGGGAAGAGAGATACAGGGCCCccgcaaaaaagaaagaaggaattgaacaaagaaagggtggggggagaaagccCCCCCCCAAATAGGCAGGAATGCGCCCAAGAGTCCAGGCACCACCGCTCTGTCCAGCTCCATCTAAAACCAATAGCCAACGCCCCGGAGCTGGGCTGTGTTGGGAGGCGCAAGCAGGGACAGGCTGACACAGTACGGCCCCGGGCCAACAGCTGGGCCTCTGCGGTCACGGGCACAGGTTTTGTTCTAGACCCATCACTAACTCTAGGCAGGTGACATCcctttttgtgtctggttttgCTCCCTGTGAAGCAAGAGGGTTGGATGATGATCTCTGAGGTCCCTGCCAACCAGAGTCTCTGATTCTCTGGCCGGGCTCCGGCGAAGCTCTAGGGCCAGGGTCCCAACGAGGCCAGCACCCCTCACTGAATTCACGTGAGCGCGCTCTTCTGGTTCTCACATGCACCGAGCTCTTATCTCAGTGCCTGGGAAGCCTGACCACCAGATCCCTCcaactgaaaagataaaattagaaagttGGAGCAAATGCAAGCAATCAAGAGATTACCCAGGGGAAACAGTGTGATCTCGGGGGAGTGAGTAGACTGGGGGAGTTGTCTTGCTGTGGAAGCAGCCATTTCCACTGTGTGAACGGCAGCCTGGTGCGTCTCCCCAGctctgagagagaaaacaagagggtGGTGTTCCTGTTGGTTCCCTCACCCGAGGGGGGATGGGGATTTGAACTATCACCAAGACTCGTATTTATTAAAACCCCCAGATCCCATggccagaggcaggcagaggccgTTGACATCTCGGCTGCCTCACAAACGGGCCAGGTGGAAGAACAGGTGCCAGAGTATTACAAAGACAGGAGCAGAGACAGCCCCAAGCCCCCTCTGCAGTGGCTCCCACTGGACCAAACCTGGAAAAGAACTTAGATCCACACAAACCCAGCAAGATGGGCCCCATGTGACAGGAAGAGCAGCTTCCTGAAAAAGGTAGGCTGGCCAGGCCCTCCCTGAGGTGCGTGCAAGGAATCCTCCAGCCGGGGATTGGGCAGGTGAGGACAGAGCTGGGCTGCGGCAGGGTGGCTCCCAGGGGGCCCGGACGGAGCAGAAGAAGCTTTAGGACAagaccgcccccccacccccgtgccccATTACTCACGTTTATAATGGGGCTGAGATGCAGGAATGGCTGGAGTCTCCTCCTTGACAGCAAGTAGCTGatggtgggcagggctgggcctcgGGGCCTGGAGCCTGGCCCCTTTCAGTATCCGCTCACTCTCCTTGGCTaaaggggacagggcaggggtcAAAAGTGGCAGCTCTCCAGGTCAGGCACATCCTGTCTCTGAGCACTGCCCGCGATAGGGCAAAATATTCAGAGGGACCTCTTCAAACCTCAGCCCTCCACTCAAAACCCGGCAGCACCCCTCGCCTGGCTTGGAGTACAAACTGAAATCCCAGCCTCCAAAGGGCCTCCATGGCCTCACTGTTCCTCCTCTCAGTTCCAGCCACCTTGGCCTCTCCGCTCCTGCTGTTCTCTACCAAGTAcccttctgcctcagggcctttgcaaatGCAGCTCACTTCCTCACTTCCAGAGGTTTATACTCAAACGTCGGCATGTCAGTGATGCTGGCCATCATCCAGttcctctctccttgccttgctTCATCTTCTTCCCTAGGATTCACCATAATCTAACACACGTGTATATTGCCTGTTTATCTAGTTTGTTGTCTGTGCCCCCCAAGGAATGTAAGTTAGAGAAGGACagggaattttgttttgttccctgttgtattgaatgaatgaatgaatgaatgaatgaatgaatggctcgAGAAGTCTTTCattatttacttcctttatttctttattttagactTCCTTCATTTTACTTTCCCTAATTATAATGCCATCCCGGAAGAGAACTTCTCTATTTTCCATTGTGAATCAGTTCAAGAGTTTAAGCTAATCTCTTAGTATCCCTCCGTTGGAACTCAAAGCCACTTCTTCACGTTGAGTCCTTTGGTGGTGATGAAGAAAATTAGTTAGACCCAGGCTAAATGAGCCCACCCTCATGAGCATTGCAGGAGCTAGTCTTAGGTAGAAGGGCTGGGCGGTGGAAGGGCTCTGGGCTGTCATTCCCAACTGGAAATAGGTTGGGTCAGAGTGGGGATTACCCAGTAAGGGGTGATCTGGCCAGTGGATCCTCAAGTAGGTATTCCGGGGTGCTCGGGGGCTCGTCTTGCTGTAGGCTCGGGGATGGTCCCTGCACGTGGCTAGGAGGGAAGAGAATGCCAGTCCACTTACCCATgtgcctgctgagcaggtagctgATGGCAGCAAAGAGACAGGCCTGTAGGACGAGCGACACCACCGCAATCACTAACCCATGCCAGAGCTTCATGCTTCTGTTGGGAGAGGAGAAGGGTTGGAGTTAGAGGTTGCAGTGATTCCAATATAGCTGCACACCCGTCCTGGCCCCCCAGCCAGAGACAGCCATCCAGTGTTGCTCTGTGTCTCAGGGCCGGTCCCTTTGCCTCTCTGGATGGTAAGACATGGGGAGCCAGGGAGGGTGGTGTGCATGCTTGGAAGCCAGCTACACCCATCAGCCTGATTGAAACCCCACTCACTCTGTCAGCATGATGAGCTTGCAGGGCGGCGGTGGGGTGTCAGTGAGCCTCAGGCTCTTCCgggggcagaaggaagagacGTGGGGGGCACCACGCTGGGCACCTGGTCTGCACACAGTGCCACCCGCAGGACCGTCCGGGAGAACTGCAGGAGGCAATGTGGTTGCTCAGGACTCCAGGGCTCTACACCCCAGTTCCCCTTGGGCAAACTCGGCTGCTCCGGGGTCACTGGCTTTCCTCTCCCCAGATTTCAGTTTCTGAATCTATAAAATAGGCAGTAACTAGTCATTAGATATTAGTACCTGACAGCAGTGGGGGGGGCACTCACTCGATGCAGACCTCAACTCTGAGCCCCATCCTACCTCGTTCACGCGGCCCCATGGCTGAGATGTCATGAGCCCTCCTTTAATAAGGAGCCTATGAGATTGCGACAGCAGAGGGACAcgtctgaagtcacacagctggcaagCGGCTGGGCCTGGGTTTGGGCTCTAAACCCAAGGCTACAGTTTCAACCCCTGGTCTCGGCTCCCAGAGAGCCTGCTGCAGGAAGTGCCAAGGGTTCCACTGGAGCAAATACAGTGGCAGAGAGTCATGAAAGAAATCCAGATCTTAAATACACACACCAGGCGTGGTTTCATGGGGTTTTAGGACCAAGGTGCTGGATGCTGTTATACGCATGAatacattgattttaaaaatcagcttatGCATTTCATCAGCATGTTGCTGAATATGGAGTTTACTACAAGACAAAGGCAGGAtaatttcaaagctttttttttttaaagattttatttatttatttgacagagtgagacacagcgagagagggacacaagcagggggagcaggagagggaggagcagtcttcctgccgagcagagagcccgatgcggggctcgattccaggaccctgagatcaggacccaagccaaaggtagacgcttaacgactgagccacccaggcgccccaatttcaAAGCTTTTGAAAGGATACTTACTCAGCACTGAGACCACCTACTTTCCCGCTACAGGCTGTAAACCTTTAATAGACTTTTACTGCCATTGTGGCTTATTTTCCCCATCAGGGTTTCCAAGTGCTAAGGGCGGTGTGGAAAGTCctgaaaacttttgtttttattgtggttttcaCACAGGGGCTTTCTAAGATCAGAACTTGGACCAAgagtcgagagagagagaaggcggtGATGGGCGGGAAGATGTGTGGGGTTTGCCACCAAAGCCTCCCAGGGCTGTGGGTTATTGGCCAGTTGGAAGTTTCCAGAGAGAAAACACCACCATCTCTTCAACACCTACAAAGCTAGCCCTTGGCAATGACTTTAAAAGATCAAAAGTTAGAAGCAACACATAGCCAACTTATTCATCATACATCTTTAACCCACCCCCTTTTCTATATAATAAGTTCTAGTTACTTCTCCCGCTACCTTTTGCTTTTCAAGCTGAATATGTCGGGTTGCCTCATGAGCATCAGGTGCTGGTAAAAAGGGGCTACGGGGGAGCAGGAGGTAGACATAACCCAGACAGGCAGGTGAGAAAGGACTCCAGGAAGTTCCCAAAGTCCATAGACAAGTGGGTAGAAAATCCAGTATTCacccccctccatcccccccaacccctggggATCAGCAAACCCCAGAAAGAAAGCTCAGTCAAAAATGACTTgtgcacaaaataaaatttgcagagctggaaataaaacacaaaaatgaagcaaaatgagGATTTTTCAGGATAAAAACAATGATCTTGAAGGATTGGACAACTTGATTGAAAAAAGGCACAGATAATAGTTTTAATGCCTTGCCCTTGCCTTATTTTGGATAAACCCTCTTAAAATTTCGACAGGTACTGATTTCTCAAGCAAATTCCAGTATTGACTTCCGGGGCAGCTGCAAAAGGGCGATTGGCCTTTACCAGGAGAGCTTTATTGAAtcacaaaagacatgaaaatggGACTAGAAGCGAGGCCAGTGTGTCTGGGAAACCAAGTGGTATTCCAGTTTTAAAGGCGCTCTAGTGCTTTAGTATTGATTACCTCATCTTCAGTGTCTCATTTGTCCTTAATCACAGAAATTATTCTCCTTCTTTCATCAAAGGGGATGGACAGAAAGCCACTAAGGGCTGTGTTCTGAAACCAcactcaaattttaattttttaaggctcctctctctccttatttattaaaaattaaacaaccaACAGACATTTGTGGtggaatttaaaatgcaaataagcaAAACATTTCACAAAACCACCCACATTTTATTCCATAacattttctacatattttcatataactATAGGTACtctgtatatgtgtgcatgtaaatatatgtatacacttaTACAATCTTTTCTAAACACGGCATCATACTGATTAGCAGCTTTTCCTCTTCGCTGACTACACTGTAAACATGTTTCCAGATCGGAAAAGCCTCCATTAAAAAATCTCCAAACTGGAGGCCCACAGGCCAAATTCGGCACCAAGGTGATTTTGTTTAATGAGATGCTTTCTCAAGACTTGGATTTCGATGCCCTGAGATTCTTCAGTCCCTGACTGACCCCTGAAGTCATTTGAGTTTGCTAACCTTGAGTTTTATGGCATCATTGTGAATTACTGCTATTCCTACTATTCGCCTTTATCAGTGTTTCTGAGCACTTTCTGAGATCTAGCACCAACAGATCTTTTGTTGTTGTCTAAAACTGTTTTGCACTGTGCTGGACATTCAGCATCCCGGGAGACCACCATCATAACACACGTTAATGTGACAACCAAAATGACCAAAAATGGCCCTACACATTTCCAAATGCCCCACCCCGAGGCAGCAACTCCTGCCGCCAGTCGAGAATCACTGCATTAAATCAGtgttccattattttaaaaccaaTGTCTTATTTTGGCTCTTTATACAAAACTATAATGCCTATACTTTCTTCCATCGTTTTAACATATTATGAACATCTTACTAGCCAAATGACACACAGTACCTGGGCCAGGATATAGACTAAAGTCCAACAGACATCAGTAAGAATCCAAGTTCTGTCCCCTTCTAGGTGGGAATTATTAAACTTCTCAGGACCTCGGCTTCTGGACCGGAAGGTGGGAAGAATGACAGCACCTGCCTGTGGGCATTCTTGTGTGGGCTCAAGGCCCTGTGCTGCTCCTAAAGACCAGTGTACAATGTTCGGCGCGTGGGAAGCACTCAGTGACTACGGATGGGCCCCTACGACAGTTTGACTTAATGATTTCTAGACGTGACAAGCATACCCATTCAGTAGAACTGGACTTGGAACTTTGAATTTGGATCTGTTCATGGGCTGGCCATAAGCCATGCAGTACCCTGTCTGATGCTGGGCAGCTCCCAGTCAGCTATGCGACCACGAGAGTCCACAACCTATACACTCACGACCCTTCTGTACCCCTACAAGCATTCTGTTCTTCACTTCCAGTGCAGGGTTCAATAAGCTACGTGAGATACTCAACACTTTGCTATACAATAGGCTCTGTATCAGATGATCTTTGCCCAAccgtaggctaatgtaagtgttctgagcttGTTTAAGATGGGCTAGGCGAAGCTATGCTTAGTACGTTAGGGGGAGTAACTGCGTTTCTGACAGGATATTTTCAGTTTACGATGGGATTATGGGGACCTGACCCTGTTGTAAATGGAGGAAGATGTGAAATGCTTCACCAAGATGGCGCCTAGAGGAGAGCTATTAAAATCGAGTTGGTCTGTTTTAGGAAACTCAGACGTTCATGTTGCCTATAGTTTGTAGATAAGATCCGGGACAGGATGAGGTATGAAAATGATGACAGATGTCATTATTTAAGTGGCTAATGGCCCCTAACCGCAATGAACAGGTTGTTCCTTGGGGTCTAATTGCAGATTGCTGATCAGACAGTGGGCAAAAACATCTGCTCATTTGCACCTCCCCCCGCACACATACCAAATAACAAGGAAATGAGCAAATTAGGGCAATTAGGTTGTGAAAAAACTGCCTGGACCATGAGAGAGTTTGCCACTGGCTCATTCCATCATCAAGACTTGGACTGTCCTGCCATCTTTCGCACGCTGAGTTTTGACACCGAAACCAACACTAACATAGCTCCCTGCCAGGGACCTGCCAACCCCGCTCCAGCAGAGTGCTGGGAGCATTTGCTCTATTCGCTTCAAGCCTGCGTGGAAATCCCAAGACCTCCAGTTAGGCGGGGATCCCATCATATTGcttccccccccacctttttttttaagattttatttatttatttgacagagagagagcataagcagggggagcagcagagggggagcgagaagcaggctccccactgagcagggagcccgacacggggcctgatcccaggaccccaggattgtgacctgagccgaaggcagatgcttcaccaactgggccacccaggcgcccctttctaaTGATAGAGGAGATTTCGTGGGGCCTTTGTAGTCCATACAGCCTAACATGGAGGTGAAATAATAAAGACACACCTCGTTCCTGCCTGACATGCTTTCTTTGGAGAGAGTCATCCTATGAAGAGTGGTTTAGAACACGAGCACAATAGAAGATGACTTATATGAAAACCATATGGATTATAATAATCAATAATTGCTATCAATACTGTTAaggttttatcaatctttttttttttttttacagaaagagagagaacacaagcagggggagcggcaggcagagggagaagcaggccccccactgagcagggagcccaaagcagggctcttcaccggaccctggggtcatgacctgagctgaaggcagacgcttaactgactgagccacccagtcgtcccttaaaaagattttttttgcaatcttcattaatttattgtttttaaaattaaaattttgagcGATAGCACAGCTGAATGGTGTAGAAAGAGAACAAGCCAAAAAGATGAGAGCATGGCTTCTCCTCCCAGCCCTACCACTTGCTCACCGTGGAACTGAGACAAGTAGAAGTCCTTTCTAGGCCCTGGTGAATGAAGGGCTGGACACTTGAAAGCTCTCCTCAGGCTCTTTCAAGCTCCAAGCATTCTGCTTTTTAAAGACTGaagtagggggcacctgggtggctcagttggttaagcatctgtctttggctgaggtcatgatcccaggatcctgggatcgagttctgcatcgggctccctgctgctgagcagggagtctgcttctccccttccctctgctgctccccctgcttgtgctctctctctctctgtcaaataaattaataaaatcttttaaaaaataataaggactGAAgtaaggaaggggaaagagaagcaaATTTGGATGGAAatgggatattttaaaagaaaaaaaatctgtttccattttataatatCATCCAGTCTTCTCCACATTACTGGACTTTTCTCCCCTAATTTAAGATGCACTTTAGAATAatcaggaaaaggaagaaacataaaTAAGCCAAACTCATAATGAATATAGCCACAGAAACAGAGGAGATCAAAAATTATGAGGCtactaaggttttttttaatgaaatctcaATAAAATTCATgatttcctagaaaaatataaattagcaaAATTGATTCCATAAGGCACAGGAAGCTTAAAGagaccaaaatgaaaacaaagcaaacaagaaagacatttgggaagcaGCATGGAAAAGCAGA
Proteins encoded in this region:
- the RHEX gene encoding regulator of hemoglobinization and erythroid cell expansion protein isoform X1, whose protein sequence is MLTESMKLWHGLVIAVVSLVLQACLFAAISYLLSRHMAKESERILKGARLQAPRPSPAHHQLLAVKEETPAIPASQPHYKHDSDTSSDSSDSSESSDSSSPACQATQDMNYTQVVFSTPGELKNESALDYVNIKETTDYVNVNPKSCKPNFWTFVSPDDSELVEYTQVAM
- the RHEX gene encoding regulator of hemoglobinization and erythroid cell expansion protein isoform X2; this translates as MKLWHGLVIAVVSLVLQACLFAAISYLLSRHMAKESERILKGARLQAPRPSPAHHQLLAVKEETPAIPASQPHYKHDSDTSSDSSDSSESSDSSSPACQATQDMNYTQVVFSTPGELKNESALDYVNIKETTDYVNVNPKSCKPNFWTFVSPDDSELVEYTQVAM